One window of Kryptolebias marmoratus isolate JLee-2015 linkage group LG3, ASM164957v2, whole genome shotgun sequence genomic DNA carries:
- the LOC108240065 gene encoding lysophosphatidic acid receptor 1-A-like yields the protein MGTETVCCEEGCYENRSVRFYYNNSNKIISDEWRKRDYVVVSLGFTVCFIVIFSNLLVMAAIFKNRRFHFPIYYLLGNLALADFLSGVSYLHLMFHTGPWRIKLSIKQWFVRQGLIDTSLTASVLNLLALAVERHQTIFSMQLHSSMSTRRVFIIIVCIWLVAIIMGLIPTMGWNCLCDLKECSKMAPMYHHTFLMFWAVLNLLTFSIMVAIYTRIFLYVRRKSRQMSQHTSQIRHKETVLSLMKTVSMILGLFVICWTPGLVLLLLDGLDCDRCQVLAYEKYILVLAECNSFVNPIIYCFRDSDMRRTFKDILCFLCNRHRDQNGLSEARFTTMDQKVLSKSNGTEDDHKSIKD from the exons ATGGGTACAGAGACTGTATGCTGTGAAGAAGGATGCTACGAGAATCGCTCAGTCAGGTTTTATTATAATAACAGTAACAAGATTATCAGTGACGAGTGGCGCAAGCGTGACTATGTGGTTGTCAGTTTGGGATTTACTGTTTGCTTCATAGTTATTTTTTCCAACCTTTTGgtcatggcagccatttttaaaaaccgACGCTTTCACTTCCCCATCTACTACCTGCTGGGTAATCTGGCTTTAGCAGACTTCCTCTCAG GTGTCTCCTACCTCCATTTGATGTTTCACACTGGTCCCTGGAGAATAAAACTGTCTATTAAGCAGTGGTTTGTACGTCAGGGGCTGATTGACACCAGCCTCACAGCCTCAGTCCTGAACCTTCTGGCGCTGGCTGTTGAGCGTCACCAGACCATCTTCAGCATGCAGCTCCACAGTTCGATGAGCACCAGACGGGTTTTTATCATCATAGTATGCATCTGGCTGGTGGCCATCATCATGGGCCTGATTCCCACCATGGGCTGGAACTGCCTGTGTGACCTAAAGGAATGCTCTAAGATGGCACCGATGTACCACCACACCTTCCTGATGTTCTGGGCTGTTCTGAACTTGCTGACCTTCTCCATAATGGTGGCCATCTACACCCGGATCTTTCTCTATGTGAGGCGCAAGAGCAGGCAGATGTCACAGCACACAAGTCAGATCAGACACAAAGAGACTGTGCTGAGCCTGATGAAGACGGTTTCGATGATTCTAG GCTTGTTTGTGATCTGCTGGACACCCGGCCtcgtcctgctgctgcttgaCGGTCTGGATTGTGACCGATGTCAGGTGTTGGCCTACGAGAAATACATCCTGGTGCTGGCTGAGTGCAACTCATTTGTCAATCCCATCATCTACTGCTTCAGAGACAGCGACATGAGGAGGACATTCAAGGACATTTTGTGCTTCCTGTGCAACCGGCACCGCGATCAGAACGGCTTGTCTGAAGCTCGCTTTACCACCATGGATCAAAAGGTACTGTCTAAAAGCAACGGAACGGAAGATGACCACAAATCAATTAAGgactga